In Chlamydia gallinacea 08-1274/3, the sequence CCAAGTTAATATTGTTGTATAACCAAACAAGGCCATGGCAAGAATAACAATACCTCCTCCCAAGGAGCCTAGGCCACTTGTAAACGCTTGTAATACCATTAAAGTTCCTTCCAAACCCGATGTATAGGCTCCAGAAACAAGAAGAACTAACATCGTAATCGAACACACAGAGGCAACAATTATAGGAGGGAGTAGTGTAACTAATCCATCGATAACAGGATTGTTACTTCGTGAATCTGACTGTAATATAGAAACCATACCACTACCACAGTCTGTAGCCATAATAGCTCGGCTCATTCCCGTGGAAAGGACTTGTATCAACGTATAGCCGCCAAGGCCTGCGATAGCAGATTGGACTCCAAATGCAGAGAACAGTATCCATTTTACAGCAGGTAAAATTTGTGCACTATGTTGCGCAAGAATAATAAAGCAAGAGATAATATAAAAACCTGCTATAAACGGAATAGCTTTTGCTGAGAACCGTAAAATACGATGATTCCCTCCAATAAGAACAGGAACAACTGTCAATGCTATAATCACTCCAAGAACAACTTTAACTAACGGAGTGTCACTACATAAAGGAACTATACAATTAATTTGCACACAGTTTCCTGCTGAAAATGCTGTGATAATTGTGAATAGGCAAAATAAACTTGCAAGAAACCTATTACCCAAACCATAGGCTAAGCATGCGGTAGGGCCACCAATAAATTCTTTCGTACGAGAATGAAATTTTCGGTATTTCACTCCTAAAAAAGATCCCGAATACTGAACAATAGCTCCTAAAAGAGTCCCAACCCATATCCATACTAAAGCTCCAGGGCCTCCACAAGCCAATGCTACTGCCATACCTGCAATATTTCCTGTGCCAAAGTTACCAGCTAAAATACCAGCGACAGCTTCGTAACGAGATATCTGCCCTTCTTCAGAAGAGGCTTGTTTACTGCTTACCATGAATTTAAACCCAAGCTTTAGACCAGTAAACTGCAAACCTCTTAATTTCCACGTAAATAATCCACCAAGAAATATAATGATGGGGAAAATGCCAAATGAAATTAAATAACTATTAAACTTTTCCAAAAAATATAACATGCTATCTCCACTTGAGTGCTAACTCTCATACTCTTTTTATCATTGAAAACATCTACAAACCGGCTTCTTCTTAGGGGAAAGGAAGCTCTAGAATTCTCAGAGCTCTAAGAAAGTTGCACCATTGTTCCCTCCAAGCTCCAGCTTCCTTTCCCCTTGCACAAGGCAGGTGTGGGTGGAGATTCGCCCGATTGAACTTAACACGGAGGTAGAAGTAGAAATAGAAAGCTTATGTGCATCAAGACACTTTGAAACTATAGTACTCAATTCACAGGAGGGTTGGGACAAGTAGCCGTGAGTACAGCAGGACTGGGAAGAACGCTGTACTGTGTTCTCTTCTAAAAAACCAAGGAAATGCAATTCAAAAGATGCAACAACATCTTTATCCTGACTCATTTCTCTATTTTTTAAATGGTTAGTAGAAAACACTGGCTAATTAACTCTTGTCAACACAATTAATAGAGTACTTCTTAAGTATAAATCATATTAGATTTATATGGATAGTCTTTCTCGCTATCTTACGACTTTTTCTATGAGGAAAACATTCGATGTTCGTTAGATTAATAAAATAATAAATTAAAATTAAAAATGAATACATCCTCTATTTATTTAAAAAGGTAGGTGAATTATTCATGTATATGTAAAGCATATTCTTCCTACAATGAAGAAAACGTCTCTTGAGTTTCTCGGGTTGATTTGTTATTGGTCATTTTGTTATCAACATGGGGTTTTGTTGAGCTCTTGAATAAATGAAATATAGATTACGAGGGGATCTTATGCTAAAAATCCTTACCATACGGGGCGTTTATTTACTGTGCTGCCTTTTAAGTGTACCCTCGGTTTCTTACGGAGACTCCATTTCATCTTTACTTACGTCGTCTCCTGCTTTTAACAAAACAAAAATAGGCTCTGACGCTTGGATAGAAGCTAAGCTCCGACAATATCCTGAATTATTATGGCTTGCAGAACCTTCAACGATCTCAAACAACGTCCTCTCAGGAAATTTTAAAACCCACTATTCTTTATCTTTATTTGAAAGGAAAATTCCTACTCTGGACGTAGCTATACGTAGTCTGATTTATCTTCATTTATTTATTCAAGGATCAAGACAAGCTTACGGCCAACTTTGCCAATTACAGTCTCCTGAAGACAGCTTATCATTTAAACAATTTCAAACTATCCATAAGCAATTGATGCTTTTTTTAAACTCTCCGAAACATTTTGATAATACGTTAAAAATCTTAGAAACTGCCATTATTCTAAAATATTTAGGATGTTCATTAAAAGCTGTTGCTCTTTTTAAACCCTATTTTTCAGAATCTCATATTGATGCATTCTATTTTAAAGCTTTACATGTCTTACAAGCATTTCCAGATCTCAGTCCTTCGTTTTCTCGACTTTCGCCAGAGCAAAAGGAAGTATTCTTATCTTTACGATGTTTAGCAGATTACCACGCTTTATTTAACCTTACAACGACACCAAATTCCCAGCTTCTTTCTACGGGAAGAGCAAAACGCCCTTTAGTTATTTTAGACTTATATCTTCATGCTTTAGATGTCTGTGGTGAGAAGACATGTTCTCAAGAATTGTATTACAATTTTGTTCCTCTTTTATCTATGTTACAACAACATGCTACCGTAGAAGAGGCCTTTTCTCGGTATTTTACTTATCGCGCTAATCGCTTAGGTTTTGAAGGTTCTTCCAAAAATGATATGGTTTTAGTTCGCCTGGCTACATTAATGGAACTATCGCCTACAGATGCCATGTCTTTAGCTTCAAGTTTTAAGCATCTCTCTCCTGAGGACATAGAAAGCTTAACCAATAATTTTTATACTGCTCAAGGAGAACATATTCCTTTAGTTATTCGTGGTCTGCCGAATCTTATCTCTGGATTATTGCAAGCGGGTCAAGGAATATCAGCATCCAATCCAGACAACCGCTTACGTCAAGTTTACACTACAGTATTGTCTTTGCTTATAAAAAGCTTGAAAGTTCACAAAGAAATGTTAAGAAAACATCTCCTTGATCAAGCAACTATTTTAGATTTCTCACAAACTTCGGGCTCTTGCGGTGGGTTGGATATTTTTTCAGAAAACGTTGCCGTTCGTGTTCACTTAAATGGTTCTGTCAGTATTGCTCTATAGGATCACAAATCATATGATTTTATATTTGTGTAAATAAGTTAACCATTTCTAGTGCTGTCCGCATACCCGATCTCCCCAAATGAGTTTCCCTATGGTGTCCAGCACGTTGCCATGCCAATTCTATTGAAGGGGCAGTAATCACAGAAAACGTAATGGGTAGACTATACTCTACAGATAACTCACTGATTCTTGCTGCGACTTGATCTGCAATATGCTCATAGTGTGTTGTTTCCCCTTTAATTAAAACACCGCAAGCAACCATAGCGGAATAGGAAGACTGGGAGGTAAGAAGTTTTTTTAATGCACAGGGAATCTCAAAAGCTCCGGGGACGCGTACTATTGTTAAATCATCTTGCGAACCACCAAAATCTAAAAATGTCTGCTGGGCTCCTATGACTAATGAATCAGCAATAGGCTCGTGGAAACAAGATCCCACAATAGCTACCCGAGCACCCTGTGCTAATGCTCTACCTTTATATTCTTTCATATCACTTCCTAAAGAAATTTCATGTTGGAGGAAAGTCTAGCCAATGTCCCAGTCGTTCTTTTTTTGTTCGTAAATAATACGCATTATCTTCTGACATATGTATTGGCAGCGCAATACGATCGACTATCTTTAATCCAAATCCTTGCAAACCATAATATTTATGAGGATTGTGGGTAATTAGTCTAATCGTTGTTAACCCCAAGTCAAATAAAATTTGGGCTCCTATACCATAGTCTCGAGAGTCTATGGGAAACCCTAGTTCTAAATTTGCATCCACTGTGTCATATCCACGATCTTGTAGAGCATAGGCACGCACTTTATGTCCCAAACCAATACCTCGGCCTTCTTGCCCACGAAGGTAAACAATAACGCCCTGTCCTTCAAGGGAAATAAATTCCATAGCTAACTGCAACTGCTTCCCACAATCACAACGAGAAGATCCTAAAATATCTCCCGTAAGGCATTCGGAGTGCACACGAACAAGGACATCTTGCTTTCCTCGAACATCACCTTTTACCAAAGCAATGTGCTGTACACCATCAAGGACAGACTCATAGACATGAATATCAAATTCTCCATATTCTGTAGGCAGACGGGCAGAAGAAACATGGTTAATTAGCTTTTCAGACAACATACGGTGTGCGATTAAATCTGTGATAGAAATCACGGAAAGGCTGTGCTTCTTCGCAAATTCTAAAATTTGGGGAAGACGCATCATCGTATGATCTTCATTGACAAGCTCTGCGAGTACGCCACAGGGTTGCATATGAGCCAAACGCATAAGATCAAGAGCTGCTTCCGTATGACCCGCTCTCTTAAGCACCCCACCCGGAGCACTTACTAAAGGGAAAAAATGGCCGGGACGAACAAAGTCCTCGGGGCGACTACAAGGATTGGATAACAATTCAACAGTACGCGTCCTATCTGCTGCCGATACACCCGTCGTGATTCCCTGTGCAGCATCAACAGATAAAGTAAAGGGAGTATTATAATGACACTGATTATCGGAAATTACGGGGATATCTAGCTGTTGCAACCGATGGCTATCCAAAGAAGCACAAACAATCCCTGTGGTGTGTTGAAGAAGAAAAGTCATCTTTTCTACGGTGATTTTCTCACCTGCGATTACTAAATCACCTTCATTTTCTCTGTCTACCTCATCGACAACAATGACAAATTTGCCTTTCGCAATATCCTCTAATGCCTGCTCTATAGAATCAAAGCACCCCTCACCAACAGCATCATCAGGCTTGACCATGGAAGCTCCCTCCTCCCGAGAATCCACCCACTCTCTGAAAAAATGCTACTGGAAGATGCTTTTCTCTTCAATCTATTCTCCCCGTCTCTAATTAGCTAAACAAACTCCCAAAATGTCTTTAAAGAATTTCCTAGAATTTCTGAAGATTTCAAAAGAAGTTTCCTAGAAGAACTTAGTTGTAACCCTAAATCTCCAAAAATATTCTTTCTCTGATCTCCGAGAATTTTACCTCCTATATACAAAACAATCGCGTGAGCTAAGTTGGCTTTTATATACGCTGTTTGTAGGGTAGGACCTCCTTCAATCATCACTTGCAAAATATTTTGATTTGATAAATATTGACTTAGCTCCAACAAATGCACTTTTCCTTCCCAGGGTTGAGTGACGAATATGTCAATACCCTGATTCTGAAAATTTTCTCGATGCTTTAGAGGACAAAGTGTTGTAGTAACGTATAAAGCACTTTCCGGCTTATGAAATATCCGAGCCTGGGGCGAAACCCTTCCTACACTATCTAAAACAATACGTTTAGGCTGTCGAGCATACAGTTCCCCTGACTCCGTGCGCGCAGTTAGCCATGGGTTATCCTGGATTACTGTTTGAGATCCCACAACAATTGCTTGAGAGGCGGCACGTAATTTCCCCACATCACGACGGGCTTCTAAACAAGTAATCCATTGTGACTTTCCCTTAGCATCCGCAACTTGACCATCTAAAGTCGATGCGGTCTTAATTAAAATCCAAGAAGATCTCTGTCGCCTTTGATGAAGGTAGGGTTGTAAAGACAACGCAGCTTCTTCCTTTCCCAATCCCTCATAAACAAGAATCCCTGCTTTCCGAAGAGCAGCCATGCCCTTACCCGAAACACGAGGATCAGGATCTACAAGAGCAACATACACTCGCCGCACCTTGTGTTGTATTAACAAGTCCACGCAAGGAGGAGTATTTCCATAGTGACAACAGGGCTCTAAAGTCACATAAACATCACCCCCTTCTACGGAAACTTTAGAAGAATAGAATGCCTCTCGCTCTGCATGAGGTTGCCCTGGTCCTTTATGGTAGCCTTCTCCAATAATCTTCGCATTTTTTACGATTACACAACCTACCCAAGGATTTGGAGGAGCGGAAATTCTTCCCATTTCACCCAGAGCAATGGCTCTTCTCATAAAAAATAGTTGTTGCTCGGAGAAATCTTCCATATACTAAGCCTAGCATAAAGGATCTAAAACAAGAGACACTAGAATGTTAGATATAAAATTAATACGCAAGACTCCCGAAGAATGTGAAGCTCGTCTACGTAAAAAAGATCCTAGTATTTCTTTGTCTCCCATTCTTAACCTAGATAAGGAAGTCCGAAAATTAAAAACGGATGTTGAAGCTTTGCAAGCACAAAGAAAGACTCTTTCAGAGGAAATTCACAAATCCAAAGCTAAAAATGCTGACCCTACTGAAATGGTTTGTGAAGTCAAGGCACTATCTAACAAGATATCCTCATTAGAAGACATTCTTGAAAAGAAAAGTTCAGATTTACATAATTTAATGGCTTGTCTTCCAAACTATCCCGACGATGATGTGCCCCTCTGTCCTGATAAAACTGGAAATCAAGTAATTAAAAACGTGGGTTCTTTACCAAAATTTTCTTTCCCTCCCAAACATCATGTGGAGTTGAATCAAAAATTACAAATTTTTGATTTTAAGCTCCCTACAAAAACTTCAGGATCCGGATGGGTAGCCTATAAAAATCAAGGGGTTATTTTAGAGTGGGCTCTGCTCACATATTTATTACAGAAACAACAATCTCATGGAATGCAGCTTTGGCTTCCACCTTTACTGGTAAAACATGATATTTTATTTGGTTCTGGGCAAATACCTAAATTTAATGGTCAGTACTATCGTGTAGAAGATGGGGAACAGTATCGCTATCTTATTCCAACTGCAGAAGTTGTTCTCAATGGATTTCATTCTCAAGAGATTTTAAACGAAACAGATCTCCCTCTATATTATGCTGCTTACACTCCCTGCTTCCGTAGAGAAGCTGGCGCCGCAGGTGCTCATGAACGTGGCTTAGTCCGCATACATCAATTCAATAAAGTAGAAATGTTTGCCTTTACTACTCCAGATCAAGAGGAAGCTGCT encodes:
- a CDS encoding alanine/glycine:cation symporter family protein, encoding MLYFLEKFNSYLISFGIFPIIIFLGGLFTWKLRGLQFTGLKLGFKFMVSSKQASSEEGQISRYEAVAGILAGNFGTGNIAGMAVALACGGPGALVWIWVGTLLGAIVQYSGSFLGVKYRKFHSRTKEFIGGPTACLAYGLGNRFLASLFCLFTIITAFSAGNCVQINCIVPLCSDTPLVKVVLGVIIALTVVPVLIGGNHRILRFSAKAIPFIAGFYIISCFIILAQHSAQILPAVKWILFSAFGVQSAIAGLGGYTLIQVLSTGMSRAIMATDCGSGMVSILQSDSRSNNPVIDGLVTLLPPIIVASVCSITMLVLLVSGAYTSGLEGTLMVLQAFTSGLGSLGGGIVILAMALFGYTTILTWFACAEKSLSYIFPGKQANLWLKFLYVFITPLGGVIDTRLVWGLADTGFIGMVILNCIALIVLIKDVLETNQQVALLKLEKDLEMGTVQR
- the ribH gene encoding 6,7-dimethyl-8-ribityllumazine synthase; translated protein: MKEYKGRALAQGARVAIVGSCFHEPIADSLVIGAQQTFLDFGGSQDDLTIVRVPGAFEIPCALKKLLTSQSSYSAMVACGVLIKGETTHYEHIADQVAARISELSVEYSLPITFSVITAPSIELAWQRAGHHRETHLGRSGMRTALEMVNLFTQI
- the ribD gene encoding bifunctional diaminohydroxyphosphoribosylaminopyrimidine deaminase/5-amino-6-(5-phosphoribosylamino)uracil reductase RibD; amino-acid sequence: MEDFSEQQLFFMRRAIALGEMGRISAPPNPWVGCVIVKNAKIIGEGYHKGPGQPHAEREAFYSSKVSVEGGDVYVTLEPCCHYGNTPPCVDLLIQHKVRRVYVALVDPDPRVSGKGMAALRKAGILVYEGLGKEEAALSLQPYLHQRRQRSSWILIKTASTLDGQVADAKGKSQWITCLEARRDVGKLRAASQAIVVGSQTVIQDNPWLTARTESGELYARQPKRIVLDSVGRVSPQARIFHKPESALYVTTTLCPLKHRENFQNQGIDIFVTQPWEGKVHLLELSQYLSNQNILQVMIEGGPTLQTAYIKANLAHAIVLYIGGKILGDQRKNIFGDLGLQLSSSRKLLLKSSEILGNSLKTFWEFV
- a CDS encoding bifunctional 3,4-dihydroxy-2-butanone-4-phosphate synthase/GTP cyclohydrolase II; amino-acid sequence: MVKPDDAVGEGCFDSIEQALEDIAKGKFVIVVDEVDRENEGDLVIAGEKITVEKMTFLLQHTTGIVCASLDSHRLQQLDIPVISDNQCHYNTPFTLSVDAAQGITTGVSAADRTRTVELLSNPCSRPEDFVRPGHFFPLVSAPGGVLKRAGHTEAALDLMRLAHMQPCGVLAELVNEDHTMMRLPQILEFAKKHSLSVISITDLIAHRMLSEKLINHVSSARLPTEYGEFDIHVYESVLDGVQHIALVKGDVRGKQDVLVRVHSECLTGDILGSSRCDCGKQLQLAMEFISLEGQGVIVYLRGQEGRGIGLGHKVRAYALQDRGYDTVDANLELGFPIDSRDYGIGAQILFDLGLTTIRLITHNPHKYYGLQGFGLKIVDRIALPIHMSEDNAYYLRTKKERLGHWLDFPPT
- the serS gene encoding serine--tRNA ligase; the protein is MLDIKLIRKTPEECEARLRKKDPSISLSPILNLDKEVRKLKTDVEALQAQRKTLSEEIHKSKAKNADPTEMVCEVKALSNKISSLEDILEKKSSDLHNLMACLPNYPDDDVPLCPDKTGNQVIKNVGSLPKFSFPPKHHVELNQKLQIFDFKLPTKTSGSGWVAYKNQGVILEWALLTYLLQKQQSHGMQLWLPPLLVKHDILFGSGQIPKFNGQYYRVEDGEQYRYLIPTAEVVLNGFHSQEILNETDLPLYYAAYTPCFRREAGAAGAHERGLVRIHQFNKVEMFAFTTPDQEEAAFEKMLGIVEEILTELQLPYRLSLLSSGDMSFTASKTIDAEVWLPGQQAFYEVSSISKCTDFQSRRSETRFKDKQGKLHFVHTLNGSGLATPRLLIAILENNQQKNGSIIIPEVLRPYLGNQEQLVPVE